Proteins from one Physeter macrocephalus isolate SW-GA chromosome 16, ASM283717v5, whole genome shotgun sequence genomic window:
- the BIRC3 gene encoding baculoviral IAP repeat-containing protein 3: MNIVENSVFLSNLMKSANIFELKYDFSCELYRMSTYSAFPAGVPVSERSLARAGFYYTGVNDKVKCFCCGLMLDNWKQGDNPIEKHKKLYPSCSFVQNLNSVNISGATSQPTFPSSVTYSTHSLLPSLENSGYFSGSFSSFPSNLLNSGPNQDFSAMRISPYRCAMNTEKARLLTFQMWPLTFLSPTDLAKAGFYYIGPGDRVACFACGGKLSNWEPKDDAMSEHLRHFPNCPFLGNQLQGTSRYTVSNLSMQTYAARFKTFCNWPSSVPVHPEQLASAGFYYMGHSDDVKCFCCDGGLRCWESGDDPWVEHAKWFPRCEYLIRIKGQEFISRVQASYPHLLEQLLSTSDNPEDENAESPIIHFGPGENHSEDAVMMNTPVVKAALEMGFSRRLVKQTVQSKILTTGENYKTVSDLVLDLLNAEDEIREEEKERATEEKESDDLSLIRKNRMALFQHLTCVLPILDSLLTARVISEQERDVIKQKPQTSLQARELIDTILVKGNFAATIFKNSLQEIDPMLYQHLFEQQDIKYIPTENVSDLPMEEQLRRLQEERTCKVCMDKEVSIVFIPCGHLVVCKDCAPSLRKCPICRGTIKGTVRTFLS, translated from the exons ATGAACATAGTAGAAAATAGCGTATTCTtatcaaatttgatgaaaagtgCCAACATATTTGAATTGAAGTATGACTTTTCATGTGAGCTGTACCGAATGTCTACCTATTCCGCTTTCCCCGCCGGTGTTCCTGTCTCAGAAAGGAGTCTTGCTCGTGCTGGTTTTTATTATACTGGTGTGAATGACAAGGTCAAATGCTTCTGTTGCGGCCTGATGCTGGATAACTGGAAACAAGGAGATAATCCTATTGAAAAGCACAAAAAGTTGTATCCTAGCTGTAGCTTTGTTCAGAATCTAAATTCAGTTAACATCTCGGGAGCCACTTCTCAGcctacttttccttcttcagtaaCATATTCCACGCACTCATTACTTCCAAGTTTGGAAAACAGTGGCTATTTCAGTGGCTCTTTTTCAAGCTTTCCATCAAATCTTTTAAACTCTGGACCAAATCAAGATTTTTCTGCCATGAGGATAAGTCCCTACCGTTGTGCAATGAATACCGAAAAAGCCAGATTACTTACTTTCCAGATGTGGCCATTGACTTTTCTGTCACCAACAGATCTGGCAAAAGCAGGCTTTTACTACATAGGACCTGGAGATAGAGTGGCCTGCTTTGCCTGTGGTGGAAAATTGAGCAACTGGGAACCGAAGGATGATGCTATGTCAGAACACCTGAGACATTTCCCCAACTGCCCATTTTTAGGAAATCAGCTTCAAGGCACTTCAAGATACACTGTTTCTAATCTGAGCATGCAGACATATGCAGCCCGCTTCAAAACATTCTGTAACTGGCCCTCTAGTGTTCCAGTTCATCCTGAGCAGCTTGCAAGTGCAGGTTTTTATTATATGG GTCACAGTGATGATGTGAAATGCTTTTGCTGTGATGGTGGGCTGAGGTGTTGGGAATCTGGAGATGATCCATGGGTGGAACATGCCAAGTGGTTTCCAAG GTGTGAGTACTTGATACGAATTAAAGGACAAGAGTTCATCAGTCGAGTTCAAGCCAGTTACCCTCATCTACTTGAACAG CTGTTATCTACTTCAGACAATCCagaagatgaaaatgcagagtcACCAA TTATTCATTTTGGACCTGGAGAAAACCATTCAGAAGATGCAGTCATGATGAATACACCTGTTGTTAAAGCTGCTTTGGAAATGGGCTTTAGTAGAAGGCTGGTAAAGCAGACAGTTCAGAGTAAAATCCTAACAACTGGAGAGAATTATAAAACTGTCAGTGATCTTGTATTAGATTTACTTAATGCAGAAGATGAAataagggaagaggagaaagaaagagcaacTGAGGAAAAAGAATCAG ATGACCTATCATTAATCCGGAAGAACAGAATGGCACTTTTTCAACATTTGACTTGTGTGCTTCCAATCCTGGATAGTCTACTAACTGCCAGAGTGATTAGCGAGCAAGAACGTGATGTTATTAAACAAAAACCACAGACATCCTTACAAGCAAGAGAACTGATTGATACTATCTTAGTAAAAGGAAATTTTGCAGCCACCATATTCAAAAACTCTCTACAAGAAATTGACCCCATGTTATACCAGCATTTATTTG AGCAACAAGACATAAAATACATTCCCACAGAAAATGTTTCAG atTTACCAATGGAAGAACAATTGAGGAGACTACAAGAAGAAAGAACATGTAAAGTGTGTATGGACAAAGAAGTGTCTATAGTGTTTATTCCTTGCGGTCATCTAGTAGTTTGCAAAGATTGTGCCCCTTCTCTAAGAAAATGCCCTATTTGTAGAGGTACAATCAAGGGTACAGTTCGTACATTTCTTTCATGA